A genomic region of Bubalus kerabau isolate K-KA32 ecotype Philippines breed swamp buffalo chromosome 10, PCC_UOA_SB_1v2, whole genome shotgun sequence contains the following coding sequences:
- the LOC129620554 gene encoding olfactory receptor 4F3/4F16/4F29-like produces MYGANQSMVSEFVFLGLTSSWEIQLLLFVFSSSFYIASTMGNLLILLTVISDPHLHSSMYFLLANLSFIDLGFSTIFSPKMIYDLFRKHKVISFSGCITQIFFIHIIGGVEVVLLIAMAFDRYVAICKPLHYLTIMSPRMCVFFIVAAWIIGLIHSMVQLACVVNLPFCGPNVLDSFYCDLPQLIKLACIDTYQLEFVVTANSGFISVGSFFILIISYIIIILTVQKQSSVSSSKALSTLSAHITVVVLFFGPLMFFYIWPFSSTHLGKFLAIFDAVLTPFLNPVIYTFRNHEMRVAMRRVCKQLVNYRRSLK; encoded by the coding sequence ATGTATGGAGCAAATCAGTCTATGGTGTCAGAGTTTGTGTTCCTGGGACTCACCAGTTCCTGGGAGATTCAACTTCTCCTCTTTGTGTTCTCCTCTAGTTTTTACATAGCAAGCACAATGGGAAACTTGCTCATTCTGCTCACTGTTATCTCTGACCCTCACTTACACTCCTCCATGTACTTTCTGTTGGCCAACCTCTCCTTCATTGACCTGGGATTTTCTACCATCTTTTCTCCCAAGATGATTTATGATCTTTTCAGAAAGCATAAAGTCATCTCTTTTAGTGGCTGCATCACTCAGATCTTCTTCATCCACATCATTGGtggtgtggaggtggtgctgcTTATAGCCATGGCTTTTGACAGATATGTTGCCATATGTAAGCCTCTCCACTATCTGACCATCATGAGTCCAAGGATGTGTGTTTTCTTTATAGTGGCTGCCTGGATTATTGGCCTTATCCACTCCATGGTTCAACTAGCTTGCGTGGTAAACTTACCTTTCTGTGGCCCAAATGTGTTGGACAGCTTTTACTGTGACCTTCCTCAGTTGATCAAACTTGCCTGCATAGACACATACCAACTAGAGTTCGTGGTCACAGCCAACAGTGGATTCATCTCTGTTGGCTCCTTCTTCATTCTGATCATTTCCTACATTATCATCATTCTCACTGTTCAGAAACAGTCTTCAGTGAGTTCATCCAAGGCTCTGTCCACACTTTCAGCTCACATCACTGTAGTAGTCTTGTTCTTTGGTCCTTTGATGTTTTTTTATATATGGCCATTTTCCTCCACACATCTGGGGAAGTTTCTGGCTATATTTGATGCAGTTCTCACTCCTTTCCTAAATCCTGTTATTTACACATTCAGGAATCATGAAATGAGGGTTGCAATGAGGAGAGTATGCAAACAACTAGTGAATTACAGGAGATCTCTAAAGTGA